The Papaver somniferum cultivar HN1 unplaced genomic scaffold, ASM357369v1 unplaced-scaffold_35, whole genome shotgun sequence genome segment ataaaagggattaattctcttttttttattctccttcccacgaccaccatcctcttcatcaccttcacgtccgAGCTTGACAGGAGCAGGAAGGATTTTCGCCGGAGCGTCACGTCCGTCCGACCGGAGCTAgcaccgtccggccaacttcgGCGGCGCGACCAGGtgcgtccaattttttttttttagatgtttgatgattccatgagtgtttcatgctttcaccatatcaaaatcctatacatgtgtatatgttgatgtgggttttgtagaaaacccttgttttatcaaacgtatgttcgttcgatcgttagttttgaaaactaataaaatccctgatttatgagagattttttttatatatgtggacttaggtccagtgataaaacttagtgtatgagctttcatgtgaaccaagattttaccttaatagatgtgagctttcataaaaccgaaataaactccgttttaaaggataatgtttattcgaggaaaatatacatatatattttatgtatgtaaacttatgtccagtgataaaactttatttatgagctttcatgagattagtattttatcacaataggtgtgagctttcacaaaactagcataaaccttcgtttttaataaaactaatacgaaggaaaatagattttttttatatgtagccgtgacatattttatgtgaaacatgatgacgtattttattcacatggatttgttcttattagataaattctgaaaatttatatgaacaaattgcattaattattgttttgtaaaatcaagacatgggttttgagtaaccttaaactatacaacttatttgtgatgaagtcatgtcttattgtaaatatcatagttcagttgtgtgaatgttcacattatgaaaattatgtatatgattttatgagaaaatcattttttatGCACTAATGAAgcgttgttcgttattgcagatttcaaggaacgaattgatttcgtgtgttaactcttgcattgcaaccactattgttagtgaaattgaaagaggtaagattcaagaattaccattttgtggatGAATTTATCTGCATGTCTATAACTCCATGCTCCTAGTTTCAAAAAATGACGGCTTCCAGCAGTCGTAGTTATTCCTCCGGTTCTGACGAAGATCCCAAAGCTCCCATAGCTATGTCGAGAGCCAAGGTAATTCGCGATGAGAGAGCAAAGCCTAGCGTACCCTCGAATGAGCGGAGAGTTACTTTCGGTGAAATCATGAAAAGAAAAGCCGACGACGATGAGAAAGATGCTCGTCAGCGCACAAAGGATCGAATCCGACGCAAAATACAGATAGCTGAGGAAAAACGGCAATTCTTGGACGGGGTACCCTCTGATTCTGATGTTGATGCTTCCGAAGAAGAAACCTCCTGGGGTTTGCCTGATCAGTGTGCcagagaattcgaaagtcccatgaacattgcagctgaagcggaagaagattcagatgatgatttttatgctcaTCCATACGTCACCAATAGTCGTGACAGTGATTCCGAAGAAGAGCATTCTGAGAAGGATAGTGATGAAAACTCTGAGAAAGACAGTGATGACGAATCTGACAACTCAGATGGATCTAACGAATAACTTTACTTtcgatctcttttttcttttttagtatttGGATACTCTCAATCTTCGTAGTAGATGTCTTCATTCGAACAACTTTATTGAAGTATTTAGGTCTTCCTTTTGAACGAGATTTATTAATGCAAGTTCTTCTTGATTGGATTAAGAAAACCGAGCCACTCTTCATGCCGAACTCATTGTAATCTCCCTTAACCCTTGtggttcttcatcttatgaaaatatccaaacataagcTGTATAGTACATGGAGCCGTGTGACTTGCCGATCACAGTTAACCTTGGTCAGTCCCCGGTGCACTATTTTACTTCTGCATCTCCAGTTTGACCTtgttcaagacttagggtttcagtaaaactcgtaactgaatcggagataagtgcctgccgtatcttgtatatatctttgtagatttagggtttatcacttgcgctaatatttcctccattcctaagttagtttcatcacaaaagaaatttcgatcatcatacttctcatatcatgtctgctgataatacttcttctcaaaacggacttcagtcgaaacatggagtagaagcgcccatcttggtaagttgcacatcttttccatcccgttcagttgaggttactgatcgtagaagatgatttgttgcaggataaccagaagaatctttcttctcacaattcaaggcccaagcggactgctAGAACTCCTGCCCGGTATAGATCGGTTCCTGCTGagactggatcatctgtaagcaatcttataatccttgaaattttaccatgtctaattcaggcgaaattaaacacttccccgttcatcacaggcggatgttcgtgtcgttgttgatgctagaaggagaaggagtggaaagttcatgactgtggtcgaggttgaagacagtggcaatcgagcatgtgaagattctgcagaatcCATGGAGACAGAAGACAGTGTTCACGCCTGTGAATACCCGACAGCTGGACTCTCATTTGAAGCTCCATTGGTTAACACTTTCCCAGACAATGAGATGGTTGGTGGATTTGTCATTCCCAAGTGCCATGCACCTATGTATGCCAAGATATGTAAAATTATGGGAATATTGCTACTacggaagtgtggaaaggtttcctacccactctcttgactacagttgcagggctgctaccgatcattgaagaaatgaaccaaatgcacctgcgagacgtcaagaatcaggaactgcacaagtgggatgagatgatttccaattgtgagatattgcgattaaatgtgagctggcttcgccgttgtcttgagataattaagatccataaggcggcgggggctgctgatgcgatttccatgaccactgctttactggaggaggaaaagatactggctttggagtcagcgagggttgagaaggcggttgaggatttgaaggaaaagactaggatcttccagaagaaactcgacagggtttcctatagggattatccattgctgtatggtttgctctgagtgaatattcaggagcgttgtaatgtaggtttctgacaaggtagaataatctgatagcatgaggagtttttgttcaattgatgaatatttgatgaacgaatgagcatcttgcatgctctttgaaggaaataaattacatttgagatgtatttgaaataaaggttaattatctgttgttgatcaagcgtaataggctttgagccatttgccgttgataatatttcctt includes the following:
- the LOC113342197 gene encoding protein starmaker-like, which translates into the protein MTASSSRSYSSGSDEDPKAPIAMSRAKVIRDERAKPSVPSNERRVTFGEIMKRKADDDEKDARQRTKDRIRRKIQIAEEKRQFLDGVPSDSDVDASEEETSWGLPDHRDSDSEEEHSEKDSDENSEKDSDDESDNSDGSNE